In the Gossypium raimondii isolate GPD5lz chromosome 9, ASM2569854v1, whole genome shotgun sequence genome, one interval contains:
- the LOC105798590 gene encoding protein phosphatase 2C 70, translated as MAMLESIVVFTLLLLMLILIIILILFAFKPWRFFSSLFSFPSRSRSIKVEDVERPLVSDDVNHSQDQSNDLTRNYDLEGACYQSEALLRSPRNKGLVHKQRLPSASPHQGDSLVLEISDPSEDLLVGQTLKHPLATEHLIEALKLGRPENQNENSIQEFVPKVISDQRSCLSLEVVSGPSRGIRCSVQSTNPSRLPLTLGRVSPSDLLLKDAEVSGKHAMITWNSNKLKWELVDMGSLNGTLLNSQPINHPDSGSRQWGHPTELASGDTITLGTTSNIQVRILSQNECMVPFGVGMISDPMSLRRGGKKLPMEDVCYYQWPLPGIDQFGVFGICDGHGGVEAAKSASKILPEMLATILSDSVIRERVLSQHDASDVLKDAFLRAEASMNNYYEGCTATVLLVWANADENFYAQCANVGDSACLMNVGGKQIKMTEDHKISSYSERLRMEGMGEPLRDGETRLCGLNLARMLGDKFVKQQDSRFSSEPFISESVHINQTSGAFALLASDGFWDVVTAKKAIQLVAQEREKELMAESEKENLAEKIANVLLNEARTQRTKDNTSIIFLDFDSTSRRISCKVDDP; from the exons ATGGCGATGCTAGAAAGCATTGTCGTTTTCACTCTCCTTCTCCTTATGTTGATCCTTATCATTATCCTCATTCTCTTCGCCTTCAAACCATGGCGTTTCTTCTCCTCCCTTTTCTCTTTCCCTTCTCGTTCTCGCTCCATCAAG GTTGAAGACGTAGAGAGGCCTCTAGTATCAGATGATGTCAATCACAGTCAAGATCAAAGCAATGATTTGACAAGAAATTATGACTTAGAGGGTGCGTGTTACCAAAGTGAAGCTCTTTTGCGCTCACCTCGTAATAAGGGACTTGTTCACAAACAGCGGCTACCCTCTGCATCTCCCCATCAGG GTGATAGCTTGGTTCTAGAAATATCTGATCCTTCAGAGGATCTTTTGGTTGGTCAGACGCTAAAGCACCCATTGGCGACAGAGCACCTAATTGAAGCGCTAAAACTTGGTAGGCctgaaaatcaaaatgaaaacagTATACAAGAGTTTGTGCCCAAAGTTATCAGTGATCAAC GAAGTTGCCTCTCTCTTGAGGTTGTCTCTGGTCCTTCTCGTGGAATTCGCTGTTCTGTGCAGTCAACAAACCCTTCAAGGTTGCCGTTGACCCTAGGGAGAGTTTCTCCGAGTGATTTATTATTGAAGGATGCAGAGGTTTCCGGAAAGCATGCAATGATAACTTGGAATTCAAAT AAACTGAAATGGGAGCTGGTAGATATGGGTAGCCTCAATGGAACGCTACTGAATTCTCAACCAATTAATCATCCTGATTCTGGAAGTAGGCAATGGGGCCATCCAACGGAACTTGCAAGTGGAGACACAATAACACTTGGCACAACCTCAAACATACAA GTTCGTATTTTATCCCAAAATGAGTGCATGGTACCTTTTGGAGTTGGTATGATTTCGGACCCTATGTCGTTGCGTCGAGGGGGAAAGAAACTTCCCATGGAAGATGTTTGCTATTACCAATGGCCTCTTCCCGGCATTGATCAG TTTGGAGTGTTTGGTATCTGTGATGGGCATGGTGGTGTTGAGGCTGCCAAATCTGCGAGCAA GATTCTGCCAGAGATGCTTGCTACCATTTTATCGGATTCTGTTATAAGAGAGAGGGTTTTGTCACAGCATGATGCCTCAGATGTTCTTAAAGATGCATTCCTTCGAGCAGAAGCGAGCATGAATAACTATTATGAG GGCTGTACTGCAACAGTTCTTCTTGTTTGGGCTAATGCTGACGAAAATTTCTATGCACAATGTGCAAATGTTGGGGATTCAGCATGTCTTATGAA TGTCGGAGGTAAGCAGATTAAGATGACAGAAGACCATAAAATAAGTAGTTATTCTGAAAGACTCCGAATGGAAGGAATGGGGGAGCCATTAAGAGATGGGGAGACACGTCTATGTG GTTTGAACCTCGCAAGGATGCTTGGAGACAAGTTTGTGAAGCAGCAAGATTCACGCTTTAGTTCTGAGCCTTTTATAAGTGAATCTGTGCATATCAATCAAACAAGTGGGGCATTTGCACTGCTGGCTAG CGATGGGTTCTGGGATGTTGTTACTGCTAAGAAGGCAATCCAGTTAGTTGCTCAG GAGAGGGAGAAAGAGTTGATGGCAGAGTCGGAGAAGGAGAATTTGGCAGAGAAGATTGCGAATGTTTTGTTGAATGAGGCTAGAACACAGCGAACGAAAGATAACACCTCAATTATTTTCTTAGATTTTGACAGTACATCTAGAAGAATATCTTGTAAAGTTGATGATCCctag